The proteins below are encoded in one region of Scleropages formosus chromosome 19, fSclFor1.1, whole genome shotgun sequence:
- the LOC108927692 gene encoding agouti-related protein-like isoform X2 → MAWRTALCCVCLVQALTVTVLSALERRALPVDSCANVSLGHEQGLGRGHESTGDTAEILDKGRPKVLFARRGVRQQQRPRYTTSGELTPARSRRCSRATESCGPTIPCCDPCSTCHCRFFNTICYCWRLGRPCPKKA, encoded by the exons ATGGCGTGGAGGACGGCGCTCTGCTGCGTGTGCCTCGTGCAGGCTCTCACCGTGACCGTGCTCTCCGCGCTCGAGCGCCGCGCGCTCCCCGTGGACAGCTGCGCCAACGTGTCCCTGGGACACGAGCAGGGACTTGGACGAGGACACGAGTCCACGGGGGACACGG CAGAAATTTTGGACAAAGGAAGGCCAAAAGTGCTGTTTGCCAGGAGAGGAGTTCGGCAGCAGCAGAGACCTCGATACACG ACCAGTGGAGAGCTGACCCCCGCACGGAGTCGCCGCTGTTCCCGAGCCACCGAGAGCTGTGGGCCCACCATCCCCTGCTGTGATCCCTGCTCCACCTGCCACTGCCGCTTCTTCAATACCATCTGCTACTGCTGGAGACTGGGCCGCCCCTGCCCCAAGAAGGCCTGA
- the LOC108927692 gene encoding agouti-related protein-like isoform X1 — translation MAWRTALCCVCLVQALTVTVLSALERRALPVDSCANVSLGHEQGLGRGHESTGDTAEILDKGRPKVLFARRGVRQQQRPRYTKTSGELTPARSRRCSRATESCGPTIPCCDPCSTCHCRFFNTICYCWRLGRPCPKKA, via the exons ATGGCGTGGAGGACGGCGCTCTGCTGCGTGTGCCTCGTGCAGGCTCTCACCGTGACCGTGCTCTCCGCGCTCGAGCGCCGCGCGCTCCCCGTGGACAGCTGCGCCAACGTGTCCCTGGGACACGAGCAGGGACTTGGACGAGGACACGAGTCCACGGGGGACACGG CAGAAATTTTGGACAAAGGAAGGCCAAAAGTGCTGTTTGCCAGGAGAGGAGTTCGGCAGCAGCAGAGACCTCGATACACG AAGACCAGTGGAGAGCTGACCCCCGCACGGAGTCGCCGCTGTTCCCGAGCCACCGAGAGCTGTGGGCCCACCATCCCCTGCTGTGATCCCTGCTCCACCTGCCACTGCCGCTTCTTCAATACCATCTGCTACTGCTGGAGACTGGGCCGCCCCTGCCCCAAGAAGGCCTGA
- the LOC108927586 gene encoding sorting nexin-16-like produces MAAPFAPVPTPMRRASQTTGSFRNWRTASLDSVSSSSSSSTWVSVLPGTPSRGHPCLRPSASLPGRAPALHPHSSIHVSGTLTEYSSSSRLSWEDGPITPTVLGYEVMEERAKFTVYKILVRKTPQESWVVFRRYTDFSRLNDKLREMFPGFRLSLPPKRWFKNNYNLGFLEDRQLGLQTFLRNLVAHKDVANCLPVRDFLCLDDPPGPFDSLEESRAFCETLEESNYRLQKELQEKQREINTLRKMLEEQQQHIDVLERRIHVESLTPESPCQLSAQGSESSVDVDVDVDVDAECSAAEADREITEDKSRSVKSSRRSSCWCGPDIANSPPVIPLSLVRQEQ; encoded by the exons ATGGCAGCACCTTTTGCACCGGTTCCTACCCCAATGAGGCGCGCCTCGCAGACCACTGGCAGCTTCCGGAACTGGCGGACGGCCTCCCTGGACAGcgtctccagcagctccagctcgTCCACGTGGGTGAGCGTTCTCCCCGGGACGCCTAGCAGAGGCCATCCCTGCCTGAGGCCCAGCGCCTCCCTGCCGGGCCGCGCACCAGCCCTACATCCGCATTCCAGCATCCATGTCTCCGGCACCTTGACGGAATATTCCAGCAGCTCACGCCTCAGCTGGGAAGATGGGCCCATCACGCCCACTGTGCTGGGATACGAGGTGATGGAGGAGCGCGCAAAATTCACC GTGTATAAGATCCTGGTGAGGAAGACCCCACAGGAGAGCTGGGTGGTCTTCAGGAGATACACAGACTTCTCCAGGCTGAACGACAAG CTGAGGGAAATGTTTCCAGGATTCCGCCTCTCCCTGCCACCCAAGCGCTGGTTCAAGAACAACTACAACCTGGGCTTCCTGGAAGATCGGCAGCTGGGCCTTCAGACGTTCCTGCGGAACCTGGTGGCACACAAGGACGTGGCCAACTG CTTGCCGGTCAGGGACTTCCTGTGCCTGGATGACCCACCAGGCCCCTTTGACAGCCTGGAGGAGAGCAGG GCTTTCTGTGAAACCCTCGAGGAGAGCAACTATCGGCTCCAGAAAGAGCTGCAGGAGAAGCAGCGGGAAATCAACACCCTGAGGAAGATGCTGGAGGAGCAGCAACAGCACATCGAtgtgctggagaggagaatcca TGTGGAATCCCTGACCCCGGAGAGTCCCTGCCAGCTGTCTGCCCAGGGCAGCGAAAGCAGCGTTGATGTTGACGTGGACGTGGATGTGGACGCAGAGTGTTCGGCAGCAGAGGCCGACCGGGAGATAACGGAAGACAAAAG CCGTAGCGTAAAGTCCTCGAGACGTTCGTCCTGTTGGTGCGGACCAGACATCGCCAACTCCCCGCCCGTCATCCCTTTGTCGCTCGTCCGACAGGAGCAATGA